The sequence TTTAAATATCCTATTCATAAAGTCTGTGGACTGATTACCAGTTCTCGCGCTACGGTTTTATCTGCTTATGATGTCGAAGGTAAAAAATTAGCAGAAACTAGAATGAACGTTTCTCCTCATATTAACTCCGATTGCCTTAATTTCCCGAATGCTCAATTAGAATTAGAAGGTTTAAATATCCAAAAAATTACCTTTGATACCTTTGACGGGCAATTAATTTTACATCATTTTCACGTTGAATTTTAAATCTTAATTATTAAGAATAAATTTCGTGATCCTGTTCTAAAACTTGCAACCCTTCTAATAACGCTTCACGAACGAGGGGTTCATTTTCTTGATATAACATGAGTTGAAAATACTCAACAATATGAGTGCGATTAATTCCTTGAAAGGACTGAAGGGGAGGCAAAGGTTGCCACCGTTGAGCCTCTAATAATAATTGGGGATTTCCCGAACGTTGGGGAGAATTTTTAAAGGCTGTGGTGAGTTGACGCACAGCAATCAAGCGTTTCAGGGAATTCTCTTGTGTTAAATCTCCTAACCATTGATTGAGTTGGGATTTCCCAAAATCAGATTTTTGTTGATACCATTGCCAGATAATTAAGCTTAATATTCCTAAAATCCCTAAATTTTGTCCAATCACACTCAATGCCATTTCTGGATTTTCAGCAGTTGTCCAAATGGACAGAGAAATATACAGGAATACACAGGAACTCACCCCACTCCCAACGGCTAACAACAACTGGCGTTGAGAAGTTTCCAGTCGTCGATACCAGTCCCATCCATTCAAGTTAACCGGAAGTTCCCGCAGGCGATAAACCCAAGCCATCACCACCATCCCCAAAGCCGTTGAGAATAGGAGTTTGCTATTCCACCATCCCCAAATTCCGAATAAAGTTAGGAGGAATAACCAAGTTTTCAAACGTTCAGACCGACGTGAGCGTAACGACTTCAAGGGTTGAGCAACGCCAGTCGAGGGAAACCGGGGTACAGTGGAAAAAGGAGGGGAAGAAATTACGGTTGTATTCCTGGAATATAATAGGGTTTGAACTTGATGCAGGAGTTGCCGACTCTGGGTTAATAGGCTAATCCGAATAAGATCAAGATGATCAAGAGTTTTACTGACTTTATCCATTCCGAACATCCAAACCTGAGTATTGTGTTGTGAGATCTCAAATGTGATCTAAAATTAGAGTGGGATTAACGATAGTTTATGATACTCTGTCGCCTTACCTAGATATTGACACAATATAAACTTCCCTGGAGATCGGATTTATCCTAACTCTAAGGGTTTAAATTAAGTTTTCTGCCAAAACTTAATCATGATTAACCTTACCCACTCAGCCGCCTAACTCCAACTAGCAATTAACACCTATGTCTAATCTACAAAACCAATTCACGGTTCACTTTTGGGGAGTAAGAGGGAGCATCGCGTGTCCGGGTTCGGAAACGGTTCGCTATGGAGGAAATACCCCCTGTATCGAGATGCGAGTGGGTTCAGAACGATTGATTTTTGATGGCGGTACGGGTTTACGAGTTTTGGGACAATCCCTACTGGCTCAAATGCCTGTGACCGCGCATTTATTTTTTACTCACTATCATTGGGATCACATTCAGGGATTTCCGTTTTTTGTTCCAGCTTTTATTAAGATTAATACGTTCTATATTTATGGGACGATTGCCCCCGATGGTTCAACAGTACAGCATCGTTTGAATGATCAAATGTTGAATCCCAATTTTCCAGTTCCCTTACAAATTATGGGGGCAGATTTAAAATTTTTGGATATTAATATTGGCAAGTCGATTAAAATTGGTGATGAAATTGTCATCGAAACGGCTTTATTAAACCATCCGGGTGAGGCGGTGGGATATAGAATTAACTGGCGAAACTATGCAGCTGCCTATGTGACAGATACAGAACATTTTCCAGAGCGCTTAGATGAAAATGTGTTATTTTTAGCTCGAAATGCGGATGTCTTGATTTATGATGCCACCTATACGGATGAGGAATATTATTCTGAAAAATCGAGTAAAGTCGGTTGGGGACATTCCACTTGGCAGGAAGCCGTAAAGATAGCGAAAGCGGCGAAGGTGAAACGGTTGGTGATTTTCCATCATGACCCGCTTCATAATGATGATTTTATGGATAAAATCGGCGAACAAGTGGCGGAACAGTTTCCGAATAGTTTAATCGCACGGGAAGGATTATCGATTCAGTTAAGTTCTCCCTTGGATTTTCTTCCTCCTGTAGAGCCGGAAGCCATCAAAGGCAATTTGTAACAATTTCACCCCTCGTAAAACTGTTTAATTGTTAACAATAGAGCCACAAACTAGCGTCGCATTCGTGGGTATTATGATCCA comes from Planktothrix serta PCC 8927 and encodes:
- a CDS encoding MBL fold metallo-hydrolase codes for the protein MSNLQNQFTVHFWGVRGSIACPGSETVRYGGNTPCIEMRVGSERLIFDGGTGLRVLGQSLLAQMPVTAHLFFTHYHWDHIQGFPFFVPAFIKINTFYIYGTIAPDGSTVQHRLNDQMLNPNFPVPLQIMGADLKFLDINIGKSIKIGDEIVIETALLNHPGEAVGYRINWRNYAAAYVTDTEHFPERLDENVLFLARNADVLIYDATYTDEEYYSEKSSKVGWGHSTWQEAVKIAKAAKVKRLVIFHHDPLHNDDFMDKIGEQVAEQFPNSLIAREGLSIQLSSPLDFLPPVEPEAIKGNL